A single region of the Aurantiacibacter sp. MUD11 genome encodes:
- a CDS encoding CpaF family protein has protein sequence MSAFGRKNGAGGMSKGARPSFGVAKPMRGGGGSPKPAADESAAPPPGGAAGGEQFPPVPPEGSAVEGAGGANAKASDAMSRLADRSNAVHDNSSELGGFEASVHKIKEQVLPRLLERVDPEAAATLSKEELSEEFRPIIMEVLAELKVTLNRREQFALEKVLIDELLGFGPLEELLNDPDVSDIMVNGPDQTYIEKKGKLVIAPIKFRDESHLFQIAQRIVNQVGRRVDQTTPLADARLKDGSRVNVIVPPLSLRGTAISIRKFSEKPITLDMLKGFGSMSDKMCTALKIAGACRMNIVISGGTGSGKTTMLNALSKMIDPGERVLTIEDAAELRLQQPHWLPLETRPPNLEGQGAITIGDLVKNALRMRPDRIILGEIRGAECFDLLAAMNTGHDGSMCTLHANSPRECLGRMENMILMGDIKIPKEAISRQIAESVDLIVQVKRLRDGSRRTTNVTEVIGMEGDVIVTQELFAFEYLDESEDGKILGEFRSSGLRPYTLEKARQFGFDQAYLEACL, from the coding sequence ATGAGCGCATTCGGACGCAAGAACGGCGCAGGCGGCATGTCCAAGGGTGCCCGTCCGAGCTTTGGCGTCGCCAAGCCCATGCGTGGCGGCGGCGGTTCACCGAAGCCGGCAGCCGACGAATCCGCCGCGCCGCCTCCGGGTGGTGCAGCAGGCGGCGAGCAGTTCCCGCCGGTCCCGCCCGAAGGATCCGCCGTCGAAGGCGCCGGCGGTGCGAACGCCAAGGCCAGCGATGCGATGAGCCGCCTCGCGGACCGTTCCAACGCGGTCCACGACAACAGCAGCGAGCTGGGCGGCTTCGAAGCCAGCGTCCACAAGATCAAGGAACAGGTGCTTCCCCGCCTGCTCGAACGCGTCGATCCCGAGGCAGCGGCCACGCTGAGCAAGGAAGAGCTGTCCGAGGAATTCCGCCCGATCATCATGGAAGTGCTGGCCGAGCTGAAGGTCACGCTGAACCGCCGTGAACAGTTCGCGCTGGAAAAGGTGCTGATCGACGAGCTGCTCGGTTTCGGCCCGCTGGAAGAGCTGCTGAACGACCCCGACGTGTCGGACATCATGGTCAACGGCCCTGACCAGACCTACATCGAAAAGAAGGGCAAGCTGGTCATCGCGCCGATCAAGTTCCGCGATGAAAGCCACCTGTTCCAGATTGCCCAGCGTATCGTGAACCAGGTCGGCCGCCGCGTCGACCAGACCACCCCGCTGGCTGACGCCCGCTTGAAGGACGGCTCGCGTGTGAACGTGATCGTTCCGCCGCTGTCGCTGCGCGGCACCGCGATCTCGATTCGTAAATTCTCCGAGAAGCCGATCACCCTAGACATGCTCAAGGGCTTCGGTTCGATGAGCGACAAGATGTGCACCGCGCTGAAGATTGCCGGTGCCTGCCGCATGAACATCGTCATCTCGGGCGGTACCGGTTCGGGTAAGACGACCATGCTCAACGCCCTGTCGAAAATGATCGACCCGGGCGAGCGCGTGCTGACCATCGAGGACGCCGCCGAACTTCGCCTGCAGCAGCCGCACTGGCTGCCGCTGGAAACCCGTCCGCCGAACCTTGAAGGCCAGGGCGCCATCACCATCGGTGACCTCGTGAAGAACGCCCTGCGTATGCGTCCCGACCGGATCATCCTGGGCGAAATTCGTGGCGCGGAGTGTTTCGACCTCCTCGCCGCCATGAACACCGGCCACGATGGCTCCATGTGTACGCTGCACGCCAACTCGCCGCGCGAGTGCCTGGGCCGTATGGAAAACATGATCCTGATGGGCGACATCAAGATCCCGAAGGAAGCCATTTCGCGCCAGATCGCGGAATCGGTCGACCTGATCGTACAGGTGAAGCGTCTTCGCGACGGTTCGCGTCGCACCACCAACGTCACCGAGGTGATCGGCATGGAAGGTGACGTGATCGTGACGCAGGAACTGTTCGCGTTCGAATACCTGGACGAGAGCGAAGACGGCAAGATCCTCGGCGAATTCCGCTCGAGCGGCCTGCGTCCCTACACGCTGGAAAAGGCCCGCCAGTTCGGCTTCGACCAGGCCTATCTCGAGGCCTGCCTCTAG
- a CDS encoding DMT family transporter has protein sequence MDERNTDRPLLALLMRLAGIAGFALMAALIKLASDTGVHLAELLFWRQLVSLPILVGWAMLTGGLMQLATTRPKAHGVRAAYGIVGMVLNFGGVILLPLAEATTLSFTAPMFAVLLSIVLLREKVGVWRWSAVAAGFIGILVIAQPGGGHLPLFGAAVALGGAFMIALIAIQIRDLSSTEAPMVIVFWFSVASVIVTLPFMLWVHEPLSAHQWLLLLGIGLSGTWGQVLVTMALRFGKVSSVIVMDYSSIVWAAIYGWLFFSTLPAATTWIGAPLVVLAGLIITWRERVVAKRAFVDQRQTTGT, from the coding sequence GTGGATGAACGCAACACCGACAGGCCCCTGCTGGCCCTGCTGATGCGGCTGGCGGGTATCGCCGGCTTTGCGCTGATGGCGGCACTGATCAAGCTGGCTTCGGATACGGGCGTCCACCTCGCCGAACTGCTGTTCTGGCGACAACTCGTCTCCCTGCCCATCCTGGTCGGCTGGGCCATGCTGACTGGCGGCCTGATGCAACTGGCCACGACGCGTCCGAAAGCGCACGGGGTGCGCGCCGCCTATGGCATTGTGGGCATGGTGCTGAATTTCGGCGGCGTCATCCTGCTGCCGCTGGCCGAGGCGACGACGCTCTCCTTCACCGCCCCGATGTTCGCCGTGCTGCTGTCGATCGTACTGCTGCGCGAGAAAGTAGGCGTGTGGCGCTGGTCGGCCGTGGCGGCGGGCTTCATCGGCATTCTCGTGATCGCCCAGCCGGGCGGTGGCCACCTGCCCCTGTTCGGCGCTGCCGTGGCGCTGGGCGGCGCCTTCATGATCGCCCTCATCGCCATCCAGATCCGCGACCTGTCCAGCACCGAGGCACCGATGGTGATCGTGTTCTGGTTCAGCGTCGCCTCGGTGATCGTCACCCTGCCCTTCATGCTCTGGGTGCACGAGCCGTTGAGCGCTCACCAGTGGCTGCTGCTGCTCGGCATCGGCCTGTCCGGAACCTGGGGCCAGGTGCTGGTGACCATGGCACTGCGCTTCGGCAAGGTCTCCAGCGTCATCGTGATGGACTATTCCAGCATCGTCTGGGCGGCGATCTACGGCTGGCTGTTCTTCTCGACCCTGCCCGCCGCAACCACCTGGATCGGTGCTCCACTCGTCGTGCTGGCGGGGCTGATCATCACCTGGCGCGAGCGCGTGGTCGCAAAACGTGCATTTGTGGACCAGCGACAGACCACCGGAACCTGA
- a CDS encoding DUF938 domain-containing protein, translating into MSKQYAPATQRNREAIGDVLEREFPESGLVLEIASGTGEHAIYLTRRFPRLTWQPTDPSPEALESIAAWRDEEGGDNLLAPLQLDASAGEWPVERADAIFCSNMTHISPTAATEGLMAAAGRLLAAGAPLAIYGPFLEADVETTASNLDFDASLKSRDPAWGLRDAAWVDGLAAANGLERTARHAMPANNLTLVYRKT; encoded by the coding sequence ATGAGCAAGCAATACGCCCCGGCCACGCAGCGCAATCGCGAGGCTATCGGCGACGTGCTGGAAAGGGAGTTTCCCGAAAGCGGCCTGGTGCTGGAGATCGCCAGCGGCACGGGCGAGCATGCCATCTATCTCACCCGGCGCTTTCCTAGGCTGACATGGCAGCCGACCGATCCGAGTCCGGAGGCGCTGGAATCGATAGCCGCCTGGCGGGATGAGGAAGGGGGCGACAACCTACTGGCGCCGCTGCAGCTCGATGCCAGCGCAGGCGAATGGCCGGTGGAACGGGCCGACGCGATCTTCTGCTCCAACATGACGCATATCAGCCCCACCGCCGCGACCGAGGGGCTGATGGCCGCCGCCGGGCGCTTGCTGGCTGCGGGTGCACCGCTGGCGATCTATGGGCCGTTCCTGGAAGCGGATGTCGAGACGACCGCATCGAACCTTGATTTCGATGCCAGTCTCAAGTCCCGCGACCCGGCATGGGGCCTGCGCGATGCGGCCTGGGTGGATGGCCTCGCCGCCGCCAACGGGCTGGAGCGCACTGCCCGCCATGCCATGCCCGCGAACAACCTCACCCTGGTCTATCGCAAGACGTAA
- a CDS encoding ABA4-like family protein, which translates to MWDSLFGLANIWAMAAWAVLILLPRTPLAQSAIFYAGIGLLCLAYAALLGLILTGSVDPGATGEGGATSFTTIEGVRAIFQSDSGVTIGWIHYLAFDLFVGLWIAKDGDQKGISRLVQAPILLLSLVAGPAGLLVWMIVREKSARKGARIRR; encoded by the coding sequence ATGTGGGATAGCCTGTTCGGCCTGGCCAATATCTGGGCCATGGCGGCGTGGGCCGTGCTGATCCTGCTGCCGCGAACACCGCTGGCGCAGAGCGCGATCTTCTATGCCGGCATCGGCCTGCTGTGCCTCGCCTATGCGGCGCTGCTGGGTCTGATCCTGACCGGCTCCGTCGATCCGGGCGCGACCGGGGAGGGCGGGGCAACCTCCTTCACGACAATCGAGGGTGTGCGCGCCATCTTCCAGTCGGACAGCGGCGTGACCATCGGCTGGATCCACTACCTCGCCTTCGACCTGTTCGTGGGCCTGTGGATCGCCAAGGATGGAGACCAGAAGGGCATTTCGCGGCTGGTGCAGGCCCCGATCCTGCTGTTGTCGCTGGTAGCCGGTCCCGCCGGCCTGTTGGTCTGGATGATCGTGCGCGAAAAAAGCGCGCGCAAAGGTGCGAGGATTCGGCGATGA
- a CDS encoding bile acid:sodium symporter family protein, with the protein MTRIIEKATALFAIWTVLGVGWAWLVPEHFTWVTRGEAFGQPLISVLLGVIMLGMGLTLRLEDFARVLTMPRGVAAGVALQFTVMPLAGVTLALASGLETGLAVGLILVSCCPGGTASNVVAYLARANLALSVTMTMASTLVAIVLTPLLTGWLGGVFIEIDRWALFRSMVAIVLVPVIAGVVMGRLLPETTRRIATVSPLVSVIVVVLIVGGIVGASKDLIEAHFGILLLAIFALHAIGFALGYVLPWVMGFAVPERRTLSIEVGMQNSGLGASLASAPSFASQFANPMQAALAPVPSAISSVYHVVIGSILAGIWARKNEGIDHVG; encoded by the coding sequence ATGACACGCATCATCGAGAAGGCCACCGCGTTGTTTGCCATCTGGACCGTGCTCGGCGTGGGCTGGGCGTGGCTGGTTCCCGAACACTTTACCTGGGTCACGCGCGGCGAAGCCTTCGGCCAGCCGCTGATCAGCGTACTGCTGGGCGTCATCATGCTGGGCATGGGGTTGACCTTGCGGTTGGAGGATTTCGCCCGCGTGCTGACCATGCCGCGCGGCGTGGCGGCGGGCGTGGCGCTGCAATTCACCGTCATGCCACTGGCAGGCGTAACCCTGGCGCTGGCGAGCGGGCTGGAGACCGGCCTCGCGGTGGGACTGATCCTGGTTTCCTGCTGCCCCGGCGGTACCGCCAGTAATGTCGTCGCCTATCTTGCCCGCGCCAACCTCGCGCTGTCGGTGACGATGACCATGGCATCCACCCTGGTGGCCATCGTCCTCACGCCGCTGCTGACCGGCTGGCTGGGCGGCGTGTTCATCGAGATCGACCGCTGGGCGCTGTTCCGCTCGATGGTCGCCATCGTGCTGGTGCCGGTGATCGCCGGCGTCGTCATGGGGCGCTTGCTGCCGGAGACCACGCGGCGGATCGCCACGGTTTCGCCACTGGTGTCGGTCATCGTCGTGGTGCTGATCGTCGGCGGCATCGTGGGCGCATCGAAGGACCTGATAGAGGCGCACTTCGGCATTCTGCTGCTCGCCATATTCGCATTGCACGCCATCGGCTTCGCGCTTGGCTATGTGCTGCCATGGGTGATGGGCTTCGCCGTGCCGGAGCGCCGCACGCTGAGCATCGAGGTCGGCATGCAGAATTCCGGCCTTGGCGCCAGCCTGGCTTCTGCGCCCAGCTTCGCCAGCCAGTTCGCCAACCCGATGCAGGCTGCTCTAGCCCCCGTGCCAAGTGCCATATCCTCAGTCTATCACGTGGTGATAGGATCGATCCTGGCGGGCATCTGGGCGCGCAAGAACGAAGGAATAGACCATGTGGGATAG
- a CDS encoding NAD-dependent epimerase/dehydratase family protein has protein sequence MSEPRRILLVGATGLVGRTIIAQSPHLQGIVLQGLARREIPFPRGTRMELVLAESEEWPGIITQLVPDAIISALGTTHRKAGSKEAFRAVDHDLVLEVARAAKSAGVKNFVQISSVGADPYSKNSYLRVKGETERDLKALKLHRLDIFRPGLLRGKRENDLRPAEKVGQLLAPVADLFLQGNKAKYRSVRAIDLAHAALHAATNKAGGQFVHEHESLMRLAREFERQQPPTGGKG, from the coding sequence ATGTCTGAGCCGCGGCGCATCCTGCTGGTGGGCGCGACGGGACTGGTCGGCCGCACCATCATTGCCCAGTCGCCGCACCTTCAGGGGATCGTGCTGCAAGGGCTGGCACGGCGGGAAATTCCCTTCCCTCGCGGTACGCGGATGGAACTGGTGCTGGCCGAGAGCGAGGAATGGCCCGGCATCATCACCCAGCTGGTGCCCGACGCGATCATCAGCGCGCTGGGTACCACGCATCGCAAGGCCGGCAGCAAGGAGGCCTTCCGCGCCGTCGATCATGACCTGGTGCTGGAGGTTGCGCGCGCAGCGAAATCGGCGGGCGTGAAGAACTTCGTGCAGATTTCCTCGGTCGGCGCGGACCCCTATTCGAAGAACTCCTACCTGCGCGTCAAAGGAGAGACAGAGCGCGACCTGAAGGCACTGAAGCTGCACCGGCTCGACATTTTCCGCCCCGGATTGCTGCGCGGCAAGCGCGAGAACGACCTGCGCCCGGCGGAAAAGGTCGGCCAGCTCCTCGCGCCGGTGGCGGACCTGTTCCTGCAAGGCAACAAGGCCAAGTACCGCTCGGTCCGCGCCATCGACCTTGCCCATGCCGCGCTGCATGCGGCGACAAACAAGGCTGGCGGGCAGTTCGTGCACGAGCATGAATCGCTGATGCGCCTGGCGCGCGAATTCGAGCGCCAGCAGCCACCGACCGGCGGCAAGGGATAG
- a CDS encoding deoxyguanosinetriphosphate triphosphohydrolase encodes MSRAHYAADPAKTRGREFAHQGQGARGPRSAFQRDRDRIIHSIAFRRLAGKTQVFVAPDGDHYRVRLTHSLEVAQIGRVIARELGLDEDLTEALCLSHDLGHPPFGHPGEDALNDALATRGGFDHNAHALRTVMRLDNPYCDVRGLNLSWETLEGLAKHNGPVTQPGWALAELDEAFPLDLTRWPSLEAQVAALADDIAYDNHDIDDGLRAGYLELDQLLELDFIADLWREVQSTFPHASRAKQLRELVRTQIGLMVNDLIATTSTNLAGIGSVEEVRSAGRALAAFSPEMAQRERTLKRFMYANLYHHDAQKRTAERARVVIAKLFAAYDQDPSLMTSGWTERLPPEEPERSRHISDFIAGMTDQYAMAQYAGIFGERPNGLSNV; translated from the coding sequence ATGTCCCGCGCGCATTACGCTGCCGATCCCGCCAAGACCCGTGGCCGCGAATTCGCGCATCAGGGCCAAGGTGCGCGCGGTCCGCGCAGTGCGTTCCAGCGCGACCGGGACCGGATCATCCATTCGATCGCCTTCCGCCGGCTCGCCGGCAAGACGCAGGTGTTCGTGGCGCCCGATGGCGACCACTATCGTGTCCGCCTGACCCACAGCCTGGAGGTGGCGCAAATCGGGCGCGTGATCGCCCGCGAACTGGGATTGGACGAAGACCTGACCGAGGCGCTGTGCCTGTCGCACGACCTTGGCCATCCCCCGTTCGGCCATCCGGGCGAGGATGCCCTGAACGATGCACTGGCCACGCGCGGCGGCTTCGATCACAACGCCCACGCGCTGCGCACGGTCATGCGGCTGGACAATCCCTATTGCGACGTGCGTGGCCTGAACCTCAGCTGGGAAACGTTGGAAGGGCTGGCCAAGCACAATGGTCCGGTAACGCAGCCGGGCTGGGCGCTGGCGGAGCTGGACGAGGCATTCCCGCTGGACCTGACCCGCTGGCCTTCGCTGGAAGCCCAGGTGGCGGCGCTGGCCGACGATATCGCCTATGACAACCACGATATCGACGATGGCCTGCGCGCCGGCTACCTCGAGCTCGACCAGTTGCTGGAACTCGACTTCATCGCCGATCTCTGGCGCGAAGTGCAAAGCACCTTTCCTCATGCCAGCCGGGCCAAGCAGTTGCGCGAACTGGTTCGCACGCAGATCGGCCTGATGGTGAACGACCTCATCGCCACCACCAGCACCAACCTGGCCGGCATCGGCTCGGTGGAAGAGGTGCGCAGTGCGGGCCGGGCGCTGGCGGCATTCTCGCCCGAGATGGCGCAGCGCGAGCGCACCCTGAAGCGGTTCATGTACGCCAACCTCTACCACCACGACGCGCAGAAGCGCACGGCGGAGCGGGCGCGCGTGGTGATCGCCAAGCTGTTTGCCGCCTACGACCAGGATCCCTCGCTGATGACCTCCGGTTGGACCGAGCGCCTGCCGCCGGAGGAGCCGGAGCGCTCGCGCCATATCTCCGACTTCATCGCCGGGATGACGGACCAGTACGCCATGGCCCAGTACGCCGGCATCTTCGGCGAGCGGCCCAACGGTCTGTCCAATGTCTGA
- a CDS encoding aspartate/glutamate racemase family protein: MRKLGLIGGLSWVSTRAYFERINRYVRKHHDPRALAPMVIESLDFTGIPWPESNDDWGKVTTMLTESANRLSDAGAEMIVIGANVLHKVYRDVEAEVDRPFLHIAECVGEKMKEDGVHTAALVGVRSVMTESFYRRRLVAHDIDLLPPRMSDVDALERIITQELMMGKATRDAERTLKSMFTDFERDGAKAVVMANTELEQVVDVDANILPVYDCTAIHAEAAARWIIGDQ, encoded by the coding sequence TTGCGCAAACTGGGTCTTATCGGCGGACTGAGCTGGGTTTCGACCCGCGCCTATTTCGAACGCATCAATCGCTACGTCCGGAAGCATCACGATCCGCGGGCCCTGGCACCGATGGTGATCGAAAGCCTCGACTTCACCGGCATCCCCTGGCCCGAATCTAACGATGACTGGGGCAAGGTCACCACCATGCTGACCGAAAGCGCGAACCGCCTCTCCGACGCCGGCGCCGAGATGATCGTGATCGGGGCCAACGTCCTGCACAAGGTCTACCGCGACGTGGAAGCGGAGGTGGATCGACCGTTCCTGCACATCGCCGAATGCGTTGGCGAGAAAATGAAGGAAGACGGCGTCCACACCGCCGCGTTGGTGGGCGTGCGCAGCGTGATGACCGAGAGTTTCTACCGCCGCCGGCTGGTGGCCCACGACATCGACCTGTTGCCGCCGCGCATGAGCGATGTCGACGCACTCGAACGGATCATCACGCAGGAACTGATGATGGGCAAGGCGACGCGCGATGCGGAGCGCACGCTGAAGTCGATGTTCACCGATTTCGAACGCGATGGCGCGAAAGCCGTGGTCATGGCCAATACCGAACTGGAGCAGGTGGTGGACGTCGATGCCAACATCCTGCCCGTCTACGATTGCACCGCCATCCATGCCGAGGCCGCGGCCCGGTGGATAATCGGCGACCAGTAG
- a CDS encoding S8 family serine peptidase yields MKFVKALALAGVAATVAVSAPAMSQRGFSGAEQTAGPIAGQYICVFDSNVVRRGQVVAAANRAANAEGGQVLFTYRNSIHGFAVRASANGIENMQRANPWISYCVQDEVVTLAPPPGKGPGGGGGGGTSDPQETPWGITRVGGFVDGTNLGRTAWVLDSGIDLDHPDLNVDTARSVDFTGSRKGAEDENGHGTHVAGTIAAIDNDFGVVGVAAGAPVVAVRVLNRRGSGSYSGIIAGVDHVAANASAGDVANMSLGGGANQALNDAVEAAAQGGIHMVLAAGNDGSDSTNYSPASASGNRVYTISAIDQNDNLTSWSNYGAPVDWAEPGLGIASTWKDGGYDTISGTSMAAPHAAGILLATGGTLHVDGYAGNDSDGQPDPIGTR; encoded by the coding sequence ATGAAATTCGTGAAGGCGCTTGCGCTTGCAGGCGTGGCAGCAACCGTTGCCGTCAGCGCACCGGCCATGTCGCAACGTGGCTTCAGCGGTGCCGAGCAGACCGCCGGACCGATTGCTGGCCAGTACATCTGCGTGTTCGACAGCAACGTCGTGCGCCGCGGACAGGTCGTGGCCGCTGCCAACCGGGCCGCGAATGCGGAGGGCGGGCAGGTGCTGTTTACCTATCGCAACTCGATCCATGGCTTTGCTGTGCGGGCTTCGGCCAACGGCATCGAGAATATGCAACGCGCCAATCCGTGGATTTCCTATTGCGTGCAGGACGAGGTCGTTACCTTGGCGCCGCCTCCGGGCAAGGGACCTGGCGGCGGTGGCGGGGGTGGCACGTCCGACCCGCAGGAAACGCCCTGGGGCATCACCCGCGTGGGCGGCTTCGTCGATGGCACCAACCTTGGTCGCACCGCCTGGGTGCTCGACAGCGGGATCGACCTCGATCACCCGGACCTGAACGTCGATACCGCGCGCAGCGTGGATTTCACCGGCAGCCGCAAGGGCGCAGAGGATGAAAACGGCCACGGCACCCATGTCGCCGGCACGATCGCGGCCATCGACAACGATTTCGGCGTGGTCGGCGTTGCCGCCGGTGCCCCGGTCGTGGCCGTGCGCGTGCTCAATCGTCGCGGGAGCGGTTCCTATTCCGGCATCATCGCCGGGGTGGACCATGTTGCTGCAAATGCCTCGGCTGGCGATGTCGCCAACATGAGCCTTGGCGGCGGTGCCAACCAGGCTCTGAACGATGCCGTGGAAGCCGCCGCGCAAGGCGGTATCCACATGGTGCTGGCAGCAGGTAACGATGGGTCGGATTCGACCAACTATTCGCCCGCCAGCGCCAGTGGCAACCGCGTCTACACGATCAGCGCCATCGACCAGAACGACAACCTCACCAGCTGGTCGAACTATGGCGCCCCGGTCGACTGGGCGGAGCCAGGCCTCGGCATTGCCTCCACCTGGAAGGATGGCGGTTACGACACCATCAGCGGCACCTCCATGGCCGCACCGCATGCGGCTGGCATCCTGCTGGCCACGGGCGGCACGCTGCATGTCGATGGCTATGCCGGTAACGACAGTGACGGCCAGCCGGACCCGATCGGCACCCGCTGA